The Prunus persica cultivar Lovell chromosome G7, Prunus_persica_NCBIv2, whole genome shotgun sequence genome has a segment encoding these proteins:
- the LOC18769185 gene encoding uncharacterized protein LOC18769185 isoform X2, protein MFSNFGHWVLLLIMALEFIGGTLFTLLYDGVKQAMSKSGTFKSLLGDLKSTLDSLVARDIQQIGEHNVELGLPNEEIEGLKMLMEEGVKLVEKLSNFRMWNYCCLNDYSEQIVELDRALKRLLQKLKMQEARDVKEVLVLARQNRDKLDEVNRRLLDIQKLLQERAGDVTESSVSGGNAETVREQSQGNGEQQVMSFDGGTSLQAVFVVLFDVVIEVKDKTTVFKPLLGDLKSTLDSLKPLIEEIAKHNKVLDRPKEELENFRNQMEKGVELIRKCSKVRLWSSCKQYKYRDKLMGLDESLQKLLNVLKVQVARDVKETLVSVKNIEAVIQKIEGSGLVQDQIQTKGWGALPEPLSPRVRLDLVNMQGTRDVKETLVSARNTKAVVDKIEGSGVVQNQRASENHSRNIDSNASRSRGSEFSEAVTRRMDKSQSDGKILETSNLRIFSFSELKAATRNFSQDTMVGEGEYGRVFKGWVYEKTLAPSKAGSWNFGPVRMGGEGAPLPVFGGWMDELAPSKVGIGSPVAIKKLNPGSAKGFQDWQSVVNFLGKLSHPSLVKLLGYCWEENDLLLVYEFMPRGSLENYIFRKFSFRVGRSSTEPLSWDSRLKIAIGAARGLAFLHTSEVQIIYRDFKTSNILLDENYNARISDFGVAELGPIFVESHVSTRIVGTYAYAAPEYFGTGHVTTKSNVYCFGIVLLEILTGFRALDRCRPIEQQNLVEWAKPLLSHETKLKTIMDPGIERQCSLKAALQTAQIILKCLKLDPKSRPSMKEVVEALEHVQEIKE, encoded by the exons atgttttcaaattttgggcATTGGGTGCTTCTACTAATTATGGCACTAGAATTTATTGGCGGAACACTGTTTACGCTGCTCTACGATGGCGTTAAGCAAGCCATGAGCAAGAGCGGCACCTTTAAATCCCTTCTCGGAGATCTCAAATCCACCCTAGACTCTTTGGTAGCTAGAGACATCCAACAAATTGGAGAGCATAACGTCGAATTGGGTCTCCCAAATGAGGAAATCGAAGGTCTCAAAATGCTAATGGAGGAAGGTGTAAAGCTCGTTGAGAAGCTATCGAACTTTCGCATGTGGAACTACTGCTGCTTAAATGATTACAGTGAGCAGATTGTTGAATTGGATAGGGCTCTGAAAAGATTGTtgcagaaattgaagatgcaAGAAGCAAGGGATGTGAAGGAGGTGTTGGTTTTGGCAAGGCAAAACCGAGACAAGCTCGATGAAGTGAATAGAAGACTGTTGGATATACAGAAATTGCTGCAGGAGAGAGCAGGGGATGTCACGGAGAGCTCGGTTTCAGGAGGCAATGCGGAGACGGTGCGGGAGCAAAGTCAAGGGAATGGTGAGCAACAAG TGATGTCGTTCGATGGAGGGACTTCTCTACAAGCAGTTTTTGTTGTGTTGTTTGATGTGGTTATAGAAGTGAAGGACAAGACTACGGTGTTTAAACCCCTCCTTGGAGATCTCAAATCCACACTAGACTCTTTAAAACCATTGATCGAAGAGATTGCAAAACATAACAAAGTATTAGATCGCCCAAAGGAGGAACTAGAAAATTTTAGAAATCAAATGGAAAAGGGTGTAGAGCTCATCCGCAAGTGCTCCAAGGTTCGTTTGTGGTCCAGCTGCAAACAGTATAAATACAGGGACAAACTTATGGGATTGGATGAATCTCTTCAAAAACTGTTAAATGTGCTAAAAGTGCAGGTAGCAAGAGATGTGAAGGAGACGTTGGTTTCAGTAAAAAATATAGAGGCGGTGATCCAGAAAATTGAAGGAAGTGGTCTGGTGcaagatcaaattcaaactaAAGGTTGGGGTGCATTACCTGAACCTTTATCGCCTAGAGTTAGATTGGATTTAGTGAACATGCAGGGAACAAGGGATGTGAAAGAGACATTGGTTTCAGCTAGGAATACAAAGGCGGTTGTTGATAAAATTGAAGGGAGTGGCGTGGTACAAAATCAAA GGGCATCCGAAAATCATAGCAGGAATATAGATTCAAATGCTAGCAGGAGCAGAGGGAGTGAATTTTCGGAGGCAGTAACCCGACGAATGGACAAGTCACAGAGTGATGGGAAAATTTTGGAGACATCCAACTTaagaattttcagtttttcagaGTTGAAGGCTGCTACTAGGAATTTCAGCCAAGACACAATGGTTGGTGAGGGAGAATATGGGCGGGTTTTCAAAGGTTGGGTGTATGAGAAGACACTTGCACCTTCTAAGGCTGGTAGTTGGAATTTCGGGCCGGTCAGAATGGGTGGTGAGGGAGCACCTCTGCCCGTTTTCGGTGGTTGGATGGATGAGCTTGCACCTTCTAAGGTTGGCATTGGATCACCTGTTGCTATCAAGAAATTGAACCCAGGAAGTGCAAAAGGTTTTCAAGATTGGCAG TCAGTGGTGAACTTCTTAGGGAAGCTTTCTCATCCCAGCCTTGTCAAGCTATTAGGATACTGTTGGGAGGAAAATGATCTACTCCTTGTTTATGAGTTCATGCCAAGAGGAAGCTTGGAGAATTACATTTTCAGAA AATTTTCATTTCGAGTAGGGAGATCTAGCACTGAACCACTATCTTGGGACAGCAGACTCAAAATAGCTATTGGAGCAGCTCGAGGCTTAGCTTTCTTACACACTTCAGAAGTACAAATCATATACAGAGATTTCAAAACCTCAAACATATTGCTTGATGAG AATTATAACGCAAGAATCTCAGATTTTGGCGTGGCAGAATTGGGGCCAATTTTTGTAGAGTCGCATGTGTCAACTAGGATTGTGGGCACATATGCTTATGCTGCGCCAGAGTATTTTGGAACAG gTCATGTTACCACGAAGAGCAACGTGTATTGCTTCGGTATTGTGCTGCTTGAAATTCTGACTGGATTCCGGGCACTTGATAGGTGCCGCCCCATTGAACAGCAGAATCTGGTCGAATGGGCTAAACCACTTTTGTCTCATGAAACAAAGTTGAAAACCATCATGGATCCAGGGATTGAGAGACAATGTTCCCTAAAAGCAGCATTACAGACAGCACAGATTATTCTAAAATGCCTAAAACTAGATCCTAAAAGCCGACCTTCCATGAAAGAAGTTGTGGAAGCATTGGAACATGTTCAGGAAATTAAGGAATAA
- the LOC18769185 gene encoding uncharacterized protein LOC18769185 isoform X1 translates to MFSNFGHWVLLLIMALEFIGGTLFTLLYDGVKQAMSKSGTFKSLLGDLKSTLDSLVARDIQQIGEHNVELGLPNEEIEGLKMLMEEGVKLVEKLSNFRMWNYCCLNDYSEQIVELDRALKRLLQKLKMQEARDVKEVLVLARQNRDKLDEVNRRLLDIQKLLQERAGDVTESSVSGGNAETVREQSQGNGEQQVMSFDGGTSLQAVFVVLFDVVIEVKDKTTVFKPLLGDLKSTLDSLKPLIEEIAKHNKVLDRPKEELENFRNQMEKGVELIRKCSKVRLWSSCKQYKYRDKLMGLDESLQKLLNVLKVQVARDVKETLVSVKNIEAVIQKIEGSGLVQDQIQTKGWGALPEPLSPRVRLDLVNMQGTRDVKETLVSARNTKAVVDKIEGSGVVQNQRASENHSRNIDSNASRSRGSEFSEAVTRRMDKSQSDGKILETSNLRIFSFSELKAATRNFSQDTMVGEGEYGRVFKGWVYEKTLAPSKAGSWNFGPVRMGGEGAPLPVFGGWMDELAPSKVGIGSPVAIKKLNPGSAKGFQDWQSVVNFLGKLSHPSLVKLLGYCWEENDLLLVYEFMPRGSLENYIFRSTKSMMKTGRSSTEPLSWDSRLKIAIGAARGLAFLHTSEVQIIYRDFKTSNILLDENYNARISDFGVAELGPIFVESHVSTRIVGTYAYAAPEYFGTGHVTTKSNVYCFGIVLLEILTGFRALDRCRPIEQQNLVEWAKPLLSHETKLKTIMDPGIERQCSLKAALQTAQIILKCLKLDPKSRPSMKEVVEALEHVQEIKE, encoded by the exons atgttttcaaattttgggcATTGGGTGCTTCTACTAATTATGGCACTAGAATTTATTGGCGGAACACTGTTTACGCTGCTCTACGATGGCGTTAAGCAAGCCATGAGCAAGAGCGGCACCTTTAAATCCCTTCTCGGAGATCTCAAATCCACCCTAGACTCTTTGGTAGCTAGAGACATCCAACAAATTGGAGAGCATAACGTCGAATTGGGTCTCCCAAATGAGGAAATCGAAGGTCTCAAAATGCTAATGGAGGAAGGTGTAAAGCTCGTTGAGAAGCTATCGAACTTTCGCATGTGGAACTACTGCTGCTTAAATGATTACAGTGAGCAGATTGTTGAATTGGATAGGGCTCTGAAAAGATTGTtgcagaaattgaagatgcaAGAAGCAAGGGATGTGAAGGAGGTGTTGGTTTTGGCAAGGCAAAACCGAGACAAGCTCGATGAAGTGAATAGAAGACTGTTGGATATACAGAAATTGCTGCAGGAGAGAGCAGGGGATGTCACGGAGAGCTCGGTTTCAGGAGGCAATGCGGAGACGGTGCGGGAGCAAAGTCAAGGGAATGGTGAGCAACAAG TGATGTCGTTCGATGGAGGGACTTCTCTACAAGCAGTTTTTGTTGTGTTGTTTGATGTGGTTATAGAAGTGAAGGACAAGACTACGGTGTTTAAACCCCTCCTTGGAGATCTCAAATCCACACTAGACTCTTTAAAACCATTGATCGAAGAGATTGCAAAACATAACAAAGTATTAGATCGCCCAAAGGAGGAACTAGAAAATTTTAGAAATCAAATGGAAAAGGGTGTAGAGCTCATCCGCAAGTGCTCCAAGGTTCGTTTGTGGTCCAGCTGCAAACAGTATAAATACAGGGACAAACTTATGGGATTGGATGAATCTCTTCAAAAACTGTTAAATGTGCTAAAAGTGCAGGTAGCAAGAGATGTGAAGGAGACGTTGGTTTCAGTAAAAAATATAGAGGCGGTGATCCAGAAAATTGAAGGAAGTGGTCTGGTGcaagatcaaattcaaactaAAGGTTGGGGTGCATTACCTGAACCTTTATCGCCTAGAGTTAGATTGGATTTAGTGAACATGCAGGGAACAAGGGATGTGAAAGAGACATTGGTTTCAGCTAGGAATACAAAGGCGGTTGTTGATAAAATTGAAGGGAGTGGCGTGGTACAAAATCAAA GGGCATCCGAAAATCATAGCAGGAATATAGATTCAAATGCTAGCAGGAGCAGAGGGAGTGAATTTTCGGAGGCAGTAACCCGACGAATGGACAAGTCACAGAGTGATGGGAAAATTTTGGAGACATCCAACTTaagaattttcagtttttcagaGTTGAAGGCTGCTACTAGGAATTTCAGCCAAGACACAATGGTTGGTGAGGGAGAATATGGGCGGGTTTTCAAAGGTTGGGTGTATGAGAAGACACTTGCACCTTCTAAGGCTGGTAGTTGGAATTTCGGGCCGGTCAGAATGGGTGGTGAGGGAGCACCTCTGCCCGTTTTCGGTGGTTGGATGGATGAGCTTGCACCTTCTAAGGTTGGCATTGGATCACCTGTTGCTATCAAGAAATTGAACCCAGGAAGTGCAAAAGGTTTTCAAGATTGGCAG TCAGTGGTGAACTTCTTAGGGAAGCTTTCTCATCCCAGCCTTGTCAAGCTATTAGGATACTGTTGGGAGGAAAATGATCTACTCCTTGTTTATGAGTTCATGCCAAGAGGAAGCTTGGAGAATTACATTTTCAGAAGTACGAAATCAATGATGAAAACAG GGAGATCTAGCACTGAACCACTATCTTGGGACAGCAGACTCAAAATAGCTATTGGAGCAGCTCGAGGCTTAGCTTTCTTACACACTTCAGAAGTACAAATCATATACAGAGATTTCAAAACCTCAAACATATTGCTTGATGAG AATTATAACGCAAGAATCTCAGATTTTGGCGTGGCAGAATTGGGGCCAATTTTTGTAGAGTCGCATGTGTCAACTAGGATTGTGGGCACATATGCTTATGCTGCGCCAGAGTATTTTGGAACAG gTCATGTTACCACGAAGAGCAACGTGTATTGCTTCGGTATTGTGCTGCTTGAAATTCTGACTGGATTCCGGGCACTTGATAGGTGCCGCCCCATTGAACAGCAGAATCTGGTCGAATGGGCTAAACCACTTTTGTCTCATGAAACAAAGTTGAAAACCATCATGGATCCAGGGATTGAGAGACAATGTTCCCTAAAAGCAGCATTACAGACAGCACAGATTATTCTAAAATGCCTAAAACTAGATCCTAAAAGCCGACCTTCCATGAAAGAAGTTGTGGAAGCATTGGAACATGTTCAGGAAATTAAGGAATAA
- the LOC18769185 gene encoding probable LRR receptor-like protein kinase At1g51890 isoform X3: MFSNFGHWVLLLIMALEFIGGTLFTLLYDGVKQAMSKSGTFKSLLGDLKSTLDSLVARDIQQIGEHNVELGLPNEEIEGLKMLMEEGVKLVEKLSNFRMWNYCCLNDYSEQIVELDRALKRLLQKLKMQEARDVKEVLVLARQNRDKLDEVNRRLLDIQKLLQERAGDVTESSVSGGNAETVREQSQGNGEQQVMSFDGGTSLQAVFVVLFDVVIEVKDKTTVFKPLLGDLKSTLDSLKPLIEEIAKHNKVLDRPKEELENFRNQMEKGVELIRKCSKVRLWSSCKQYKYRDKLMGLDESLQKLLNVLKVQVARDVKETLVSVKNIEAVIQKIEGSGLVQDQIQTKGWGALPEPLSPRVRLDLVNMQGTRDVKETLVSARNTKAVVDKIEGSGVVQNQRASENHSRNIDSNASRSRGSEFSEAVTRRMDKSQSDGKILETSNLRIFSFSELKAATRNFSQDTMVGEGEYGRVFKGWVYEKTLAPSKAGSWNFGPVRMGGEGAPLPVFGGWMDELAPSKVGIGSPVAIKKLNPGSAKGFQDWQSVVNFLGKLSHPSLVKLLGYCWEENDLLLVYEFMPRGSLENYIFRRRSSTEPLSWDSRLKIAIGAARGLAFLHTSEVQIIYRDFKTSNILLDENYNARISDFGVAELGPIFVESHVSTRIVGTYAYAAPEYFGTGHVTTKSNVYCFGIVLLEILTGFRALDRCRPIEQQNLVEWAKPLLSHETKLKTIMDPGIERQCSLKAALQTAQIILKCLKLDPKSRPSMKEVVEALEHVQEIKE; this comes from the exons atgttttcaaattttgggcATTGGGTGCTTCTACTAATTATGGCACTAGAATTTATTGGCGGAACACTGTTTACGCTGCTCTACGATGGCGTTAAGCAAGCCATGAGCAAGAGCGGCACCTTTAAATCCCTTCTCGGAGATCTCAAATCCACCCTAGACTCTTTGGTAGCTAGAGACATCCAACAAATTGGAGAGCATAACGTCGAATTGGGTCTCCCAAATGAGGAAATCGAAGGTCTCAAAATGCTAATGGAGGAAGGTGTAAAGCTCGTTGAGAAGCTATCGAACTTTCGCATGTGGAACTACTGCTGCTTAAATGATTACAGTGAGCAGATTGTTGAATTGGATAGGGCTCTGAAAAGATTGTtgcagaaattgaagatgcaAGAAGCAAGGGATGTGAAGGAGGTGTTGGTTTTGGCAAGGCAAAACCGAGACAAGCTCGATGAAGTGAATAGAAGACTGTTGGATATACAGAAATTGCTGCAGGAGAGAGCAGGGGATGTCACGGAGAGCTCGGTTTCAGGAGGCAATGCGGAGACGGTGCGGGAGCAAAGTCAAGGGAATGGTGAGCAACAAG TGATGTCGTTCGATGGAGGGACTTCTCTACAAGCAGTTTTTGTTGTGTTGTTTGATGTGGTTATAGAAGTGAAGGACAAGACTACGGTGTTTAAACCCCTCCTTGGAGATCTCAAATCCACACTAGACTCTTTAAAACCATTGATCGAAGAGATTGCAAAACATAACAAAGTATTAGATCGCCCAAAGGAGGAACTAGAAAATTTTAGAAATCAAATGGAAAAGGGTGTAGAGCTCATCCGCAAGTGCTCCAAGGTTCGTTTGTGGTCCAGCTGCAAACAGTATAAATACAGGGACAAACTTATGGGATTGGATGAATCTCTTCAAAAACTGTTAAATGTGCTAAAAGTGCAGGTAGCAAGAGATGTGAAGGAGACGTTGGTTTCAGTAAAAAATATAGAGGCGGTGATCCAGAAAATTGAAGGAAGTGGTCTGGTGcaagatcaaattcaaactaAAGGTTGGGGTGCATTACCTGAACCTTTATCGCCTAGAGTTAGATTGGATTTAGTGAACATGCAGGGAACAAGGGATGTGAAAGAGACATTGGTTTCAGCTAGGAATACAAAGGCGGTTGTTGATAAAATTGAAGGGAGTGGCGTGGTACAAAATCAAA GGGCATCCGAAAATCATAGCAGGAATATAGATTCAAATGCTAGCAGGAGCAGAGGGAGTGAATTTTCGGAGGCAGTAACCCGACGAATGGACAAGTCACAGAGTGATGGGAAAATTTTGGAGACATCCAACTTaagaattttcagtttttcagaGTTGAAGGCTGCTACTAGGAATTTCAGCCAAGACACAATGGTTGGTGAGGGAGAATATGGGCGGGTTTTCAAAGGTTGGGTGTATGAGAAGACACTTGCACCTTCTAAGGCTGGTAGTTGGAATTTCGGGCCGGTCAGAATGGGTGGTGAGGGAGCACCTCTGCCCGTTTTCGGTGGTTGGATGGATGAGCTTGCACCTTCTAAGGTTGGCATTGGATCACCTGTTGCTATCAAGAAATTGAACCCAGGAAGTGCAAAAGGTTTTCAAGATTGGCAG TCAGTGGTGAACTTCTTAGGGAAGCTTTCTCATCCCAGCCTTGTCAAGCTATTAGGATACTGTTGGGAGGAAAATGATCTACTCCTTGTTTATGAGTTCATGCCAAGAGGAAGCTTGGAGAATTACATTTTCAGAA GGAGATCTAGCACTGAACCACTATCTTGGGACAGCAGACTCAAAATAGCTATTGGAGCAGCTCGAGGCTTAGCTTTCTTACACACTTCAGAAGTACAAATCATATACAGAGATTTCAAAACCTCAAACATATTGCTTGATGAG AATTATAACGCAAGAATCTCAGATTTTGGCGTGGCAGAATTGGGGCCAATTTTTGTAGAGTCGCATGTGTCAACTAGGATTGTGGGCACATATGCTTATGCTGCGCCAGAGTATTTTGGAACAG gTCATGTTACCACGAAGAGCAACGTGTATTGCTTCGGTATTGTGCTGCTTGAAATTCTGACTGGATTCCGGGCACTTGATAGGTGCCGCCCCATTGAACAGCAGAATCTGGTCGAATGGGCTAAACCACTTTTGTCTCATGAAACAAAGTTGAAAACCATCATGGATCCAGGGATTGAGAGACAATGTTCCCTAAAAGCAGCATTACAGACAGCACAGATTATTCTAAAATGCCTAAAACTAGATCCTAAAAGCCGACCTTCCATGAAAGAAGTTGTGGAAGCATTGGAACATGTTCAGGAAATTAAGGAATAA
- the LOC18770831 gene encoding probable disease resistance protein At5g66900 — protein sequence MALAAVGGAALGAVFGTLLDGVVAVTSKAIMFKSHLRDLKFTLDSFQQVDEDVGQHPNIVFRPMQGLERFRIQMEKGAQLVDKCSKVRPWKLNAFKKPMYTSKLVALNASLNTLLSVLTVHIISDLRARMINVETTLNHIDANIVAQYQNQYQNQIRGWCAIPEPPPFTVGLDVRVEELKMELLRDEASMLVVTGLGGCGKTTLAQMICKDQKVKEKFKDNIFFITVSKKSNCLVVQELCRKTGSLVPSFQEEAIAFNWLQEFLNTPEQDPLLLVLDDVYPDSDSLLDKLGEVKRPNHNILVTSRVKFPRFGPAYPLGTLEQGDAMTLFRHSASRTDRNSHILDNLVEQIVQLCKGFPLAITTIGRSVCEQPTEIWEKRVAELSKGSSILDSEDYLLACLKSSLDALDERMPIIKECFIDLASFPEDRSIPAVALIDMWAELYGLDEDFWSIANIHELTNRNLANLVTRNGKMELDSYYNEHFVTQHDMLRNLAIHQTGQDIIGQRKRLIIDICGDNLPNWWKEHKNKPKKTRLLSISTDGSSSAKWHNMHLPKAEVLVLNFQTENYVLPKFVKKMSKLKVLIVTNYGVLQADLSNFKLLGSLPNLKRIRLERISIPSVSKNSMQLKSLQKISLFMCSVGQAFSNSSIQILEAFPNLVELNIDYCNDLVELPAKLCDLIRLKKFSITNCHKLSALPKEIGQLDNVEVLRLRSCVNLEGLPGSIKNLTRLDFLDISNCFSMKELPEDIGEMSGLRKINMGQCSRLKELPLSVLHLGKLREVICDDETKKLWGEPFKPSLTNLHITVVKEDFNLNWLYNL from the exons ATGGCATTGGCGGCAGTAGGAGGAGCTGCTCTAGGAGCGGTATTTGGGACGCTGCTTGATGGCGTTGTAGCGGTGACTTCGAAGGCTATAATGTTTAAATCCCACCTCAGAGATCTCAAATTCACCCTGGACTCTTTTCAACAAGTGGACGAAGATGTAGGACAACATCCCAACATAGTGTTTCGCCCAATGCAGGGCCTAGAAAGGTTTAGAATACAAATGGAGAAGGGCGCTCAGCTGGTTGACAAATGCTCAAAGGTTCGTCCATGGAAGTTGAACGCTTTCAAAAAGCCTATGTACACCAGCAAACTTGTTGCATTGAATGCATCTCTCAATACACTGTTAAGTGTACTGACAGTGCACATAATAAGCGATCTGAGGGCTCGGATGATCAATGTGGAGACAACGTTGAACCATATCGATGCGAATATTGTGGCACAATATCAAAATCAATATCAAAACCAAATTAGAGGTTGGTGTGCAATACCTGAGCCTCCACCCTTTACTGTTGGGTTGGATGTGCGTGTGGAGGAGTTGAAGATGGAGCTTCTTAGAGACGAGGCATCAATGCTTGTGGTGACTGGTCTTGGAGGATGCGGGAAAACCACACTGGCACAAATGATTTGCAAAGATCAGAAAGTCAAAG AGAAATTCAAAGACAATATCTTTTTCATCACTGTTTCAAAGAAGTCCAACTGCCTTGTTGTACAAGAACTATGTCGAAAAACCGGATCCCTGGTACCTTCTTTCCAAGAAGAAGCAATTGCATTTAACTGGCTACAAGAATTTCTGAATACACCAGAACAAGATCCTCTACTTTTGGTCCTGGATGATGTATATCCAGATTCAGACTCCCTTCTTGATAAGCTTGGTGAAGTCAAAAGGCCAAATCACAACATTTTGGTGACATCAAGAGTTAAATTTCCAAGATTTGGTCCTGCATATCCTTTAGGAACATTGGAACAAGGAGATGCAATGACTCTTTTTCGTCATTCAGCATCCCGGACTGATAGGAACTCTCATATACTGGACAATCTAGTAGAACAG ATAGTTCAGCTCTGTAAGGGATTTCCACTTGCCATTACAACAATCGGAAGATCAGTTTGCGAACAGCCTACAGAGATTTGGGAGAAAAGAGTAGCGGAATTGTCTAAAGGTTCTTCTATTCTTGATTCTGAGGATTATTTGCTTGCTTGCCTCAAAAGTAGCTTAGATGCCTTGGATGAACGAATGCCTATCATCAAGGAATGCTTCATTGACCTTGCTTCATTTCCTGAAGATCGAAGTATCCCTGCTGTTGCTCTCATTGATATGTGGGCAGAGTTATATGGGCTAGATGAGGACTTTTGGTCCATTGCGAACATCCACGAGCTAACTAATCGTAATTTGGCCAATCTAGTTACAAG GAATGGAAAGATGGAGTTGGATAGCTATTACAATGAACACTTTGTTACGCAGCATGATATGCTTAGAAATCTGGCTATCCATCAGACTGGTCAGGACATAATAGGACAGAGAAAAAGGCTGATTATAGACATTTGTGGTGACAATCTCCCTAACTGGTGGAAAGAACACAAAAATAAGCCCAAGAAGACCCGCTTATTATCTATCTCAACTG ATGGATCGTCCTCAGCAAAGTGGCACAATATGCATCTACCAAAAGCTGAGGTTCTAGTTCTGAATTTTCAGACAGAGAACTACGTTCTGCCCAAGTTTGTGAAGAAAATGTCCAAGTTGAAGGTTCTAATAGTCACAAATTATGGTGTCTTACAAGCTGACTTGAGTAATTTCAAGCTTTTGGGTTCTTTGCCTAATCTGAAGAGAATAAGATTAGAGCGCATTTCAATTCCTTCCGTAAGCAAGAACTCCATGCAGTTGAAGAGTCTGCAGAAGATATCTTTATTCATGTGCAGCGTCGGTCAAGCTTTCAGCAACTCTTCCATCCAAATCTTAGAGGCATTTCCAAATCTAGTGGAATTGAACATCGACTATTGCAATGATTTGGTGGAATTGCCTGCCAAGCTCTGTGATCTTATCCGCCTAAAGAAGTTCAGTATTACCAATTGTCATAAGCTATCCGCTTTGCCTAAAGAGATTGGACAGCTGGATAATGTAGAGGTTTTGAGGCTAAGGTCCTGCGTAAACTTGGAAGGGCTTCCTGGCTCGATTAAGAACCTCACTAGGTTAGACTTTCTTGACATAAGTAATTGTTTCAGCATGAAGGAGCTGCCTGAAGACATTGGGGAAATGAGTGGTTTAAGAAAGATCAACATGGGACAATGCTCAAGATTGAAAGAGTTGCCTCTATCAGTTTTGCATCTTGGGAAGTTACGGGAAGTGATATGCGATGATGagacaaaaaaattatggggAGAACCTTTCAAACCCAGTCTCACAAACCTACACATAACAGTGGTGAAAGAAGACTTCAACCTGAATTGGCTCTACAATCTATGA